A DNA window from Candidatus Protochlamydia naegleriophila contains the following coding sequences:
- a CDS encoding 2'-5' RNA ligase family protein, which translates to MNILLSADLPHSIQPRLASLCFGLQQVQWLEEGDFYLNLRSFGKLSPNELDAIRIRLKYLFFHPLPMTLEGIGHHHQRSNRGMIWAGIKRSLPLEQLKKEIDHLLKDLSLPSEAPSQLMVPLGYYERLNPDKLNDYLIDRAHFQSQPFEIQSCSLRLMRATPKRMFFERLEQYSASPQISGED; encoded by the coding sequence GTGAATATCCTTTTATCAGCCGACCTCCCGCATTCCATTCAGCCCCGTTTGGCATCATTATGCTTTGGTTTGCAGCAAGTTCAGTGGCTCGAAGAGGGCGATTTTTACTTAAATTTAAGATCTTTTGGCAAATTATCGCCAAATGAATTAGATGCAATTAGAATCCGCTTGAAGTATCTATTCTTCCATCCTCTTCCAATGACTCTAGAGGGTATTGGGCATCATCATCAACGGTCTAATCGCGGAATGATCTGGGCCGGCATTAAACGCTCTCTGCCATTAGAGCAATTAAAAAAAGAAATCGACCACCTTCTGAAAGATCTCTCTCTGCCATCTGAGGCCCCTTCACAATTAATGGTACCGCTTGGATACTATGAAAGGCTCAATCCAGACAAATTGAATGATTACTTAATAGATCGCGCTCATTTTCAGTCTCAGCCCTTTGAAATACAAAGCTGCTCTCTCCGTCTCATGCGAGCCACTCCCAAGAGGATGTTTTTCGAAAGATTGGAACAATACTCGGCCTCTCCGCAAATTAGCGGTGAAGATTAG
- a CDS encoding Mrp/NBP35 family ATP-binding protein, giving the protein MPLQMFKAAPPLASIKSIIAIAAGKGGVGKSSVTVNLALALKSQGYAVGIMDTDIYGPSVRKMLPEDRLPSQKGEIIQPALCAGIKMISMAYFRKEHEATAVRAPIANGLISHFIKNVAWGELDFLLIDFPPGTGDIQLTLAQKANLTGAIMVTTPQEVALLDVKKAMYLFDQVKVPILGIVENMSYYIAPNTEDTIYLFGKGGGERLAREAGYPFLGQIPVDPLLCACGDKGESLFTLDPEAKLGITRSFLQLAGQIISHADALKSQMDSTLAHVELIWKEMKPI; this is encoded by the coding sequence ATGCCCTTACAAATGTTCAAAGCGGCTCCACCTTTAGCCTCAATCAAGTCGATTATTGCTATCGCAGCTGGAAAGGGTGGGGTTGGTAAATCATCGGTTACCGTGAATTTGGCATTGGCATTAAAGTCTCAGGGCTATGCTGTGGGGATAATGGATACAGACATTTATGGCCCCTCTGTTCGAAAAATGCTGCCGGAAGATCGTTTACCTAGTCAGAAGGGAGAAATTATTCAGCCGGCCCTTTGTGCGGGCATTAAGATGATTTCGATGGCATATTTTAGAAAAGAGCATGAAGCTACGGCAGTGCGGGCTCCGATTGCCAACGGCTTAATTTCCCATTTCATTAAAAATGTGGCGTGGGGCGAGCTGGACTTTCTTTTAATTGACTTTCCACCAGGCACGGGCGATATTCAGTTAACGCTCGCCCAAAAAGCTAATTTAACAGGTGCGATTATGGTAACGACTCCTCAAGAGGTGGCGTTATTAGATGTTAAAAAAGCGATGTATCTATTTGATCAGGTCAAAGTTCCGATTCTGGGCATTGTTGAAAACATGAGTTATTACATAGCTCCCAATACAGAAGATACTATTTATTTATTTGGAAAAGGTGGGGGAGAGCGCTTGGCTCGAGAGGCTGGTTATCCCTTCTTAGGACAGATTCCTGTTGATCCACTTCTTTGTGCATGCGGCGATAAGGGTGAGTCCCTGTTTACTTTGGACCCTGAGGCAAAGCTTGGGATTACACGATCATTTCTTCAGCTCGCTGGCCAGATCATCTCCCATGCAGATGCTTTAAAAAGTCAAATGGATTCGACACTTGCGCATGTGGAACTGATTTGGAAGGAGATGAAGCCAATATGA
- a CDS encoding DUF971 domain-containing protein, whose translation MNSPLAIRQIRQKDNHTFSIVWSDQKEQDFHLRDLQKNCPCANCVDEVTGQRLLHPESIKENVRAVAIRNVGRYGLQIQFTSGCSMGIYSFEMLRQMRVS comes from the coding sequence ATGAACAGTCCCTTAGCGATCAGACAAATTAGGCAAAAGGATAACCACACTTTCTCAATTGTTTGGAGCGACCAAAAAGAGCAAGATTTTCATTTAAGAGATTTGCAGAAAAACTGCCCCTGTGCTAACTGCGTCGATGAAGTCACAGGGCAGCGTTTATTGCATCCAGAAAGTATTAAAGAGAATGTACGCGCCGTTGCTATTCGCAATGTGGGACGCTATGGTCTACAAATTCAATTTACATCGGGATGTTCCATGGGAATTTATAGCTTTGAAATGCTTCGTCAGATGAGGGTGTCATGA